In one window of Acaryochloris thomasi RCC1774 DNA:
- a CDS encoding MFS transporter: protein MKSPWTDAKQRSSILAARIQKFKLLRPNYPFRPDRWPFFYGWMIVAVTTIGILMSIPGQTMGVSVFTDHLLEATGLSRLALSNAYLVGTLTSGLLLPFGGILLDRLGARLMVVLSSVWLALTLVYLSGCDRISLLLSTQTSIPTSTTALILLTLGFVSLRFSGQGMLTLTSRNTLGKWFDRKRGLACGISGIFTAFGFAATPLILSYGIGLAGWRGTWLGLAAIVGIGMGLIGGLFFRDHPEECGLQMDGVAASAAEPIPHTVEPVIILQQHEFTRSEALQTLAFWATSMALSSQALVVTGITFHVVNLGETVGLSEAEAVSWFLPMAVVSTIVGYSIGIAADRVNLKNLYLMMMVAQGFGFIGVANLGIPLFRGIAILGLGMSGGCFSTLSSVTLPRFFGRAHLGAISGVQMMSMVIASAIGPSFLAVFKEQLGSYQTGLYFCCGFPAIAFFLLLGSRNPQRG from the coding sequence ATGAAATCACCTTGGACTGATGCCAAGCAGCGAAGCTCGATTCTCGCTGCTAGAATTCAAAAATTCAAACTGCTGCGCCCCAACTATCCCTTTAGACCCGATCGCTGGCCGTTTTTTTATGGCTGGATGATTGTGGCGGTGACCACCATCGGTATTTTGATGAGCATTCCCGGCCAGACAATGGGCGTGAGCGTGTTCACCGATCATCTGCTGGAAGCTACCGGACTTTCTCGGCTGGCGCTCAGTAATGCTTACTTGGTGGGGACTTTAACCAGCGGTTTGCTGCTGCCCTTCGGTGGCATTTTGCTCGATCGCCTGGGTGCAAGATTGATGGTAGTGCTGTCCTCTGTTTGGCTGGCGCTGACGCTGGTGTATTTGAGTGGTTGCGATCGCATCTCCCTCCTTCTCTCTACCCAAACATCAATCCCCACATCAACCACAGCTCTAATTCTGCTGACGCTAGGCTTCGTCAGTCTCCGGTTCAGCGGACAGGGCATGTTAACCCTCACCAGCCGCAACACTCTAGGCAAATGGTTTGATCGCAAGCGAGGACTTGCCTGCGGTATTTCTGGTATCTTCACAGCCTTTGGCTTCGCCGCCACCCCCCTGATCTTAAGCTACGGCATTGGTCTGGCCGGATGGCGAGGCACCTGGCTGGGCCTCGCGGCGATCGTAGGCATTGGCATGGGTCTGATCGGCGGGCTTTTTTTTCGTGATCATCCTGAAGAGTGCGGGCTGCAGATGGATGGCGTGGCTGCAAGTGCAGCAGAGCCGATACCGCACACCGTTGAGCCAGTTATAATTCTGCAGCAGCACGAGTTCACGCGCAGTGAAGCCCTGCAAACGCTGGCGTTTTGGGCAACATCAATGGCGCTATCATCACAGGCGCTCGTCGTTACCGGCATCACCTTTCACGTCGTTAATCTAGGGGAGACGGTGGGCTTATCAGAAGCAGAGGCCGTCAGCTGGTTTTTACCGATGGCTGTCGTGTCAACAATTGTGGGCTACAGCATTGGCATTGCTGCCGACCGCGTTAATCTTAAAAACCTATATCTGATGATGATGGTAGCTCAAGGGTTCGGATTCATCGGAGTCGCAAATCTGGGTATTCCTCTGTTTCGAGGTATTGCCATTCTTGGCTTGGGAATGAGTGGTGGCTGCTTTAGTACGTTATCAAGCGTGACGCTACCGCGTTTCTTCGGCCGTGCTCACTTGGGCGCTATTTCTGGTGTTCAGATGATGAGCATGGTGATTGCCAGCGCCATCGGCCCCTCGTTTTTGGCTGTCTTTAAAGAGCAGCTAGGGTCATATCAAACCGGACTGTATTTTTGCTGCGGTTTTCCTGCGATCGCATTTTTCCTGCTTCTTGGGTCGCGCAATCCTCAACGGGGCTAG
- a CDS encoding DUF29 domain-containing protein, with translation MLSTPTTSKLYDQDFAQWIDQTVQLLKEGKLDELDIKNLIEEVESLGRSDKRAMSSNLIIVILHLLKWRYQPEKRSGSWKGSIIEHRRRAKRLLKDSPSLRSYLESEFADCYANARLQAAGETGLDIKAFPVDCPYELEELLIDGFLPE, from the coding sequence ATGCTCAGCACTCCGACAACCTCCAAGCTATATGATCAGGACTTTGCCCAGTGGATAGACCAAACGGTCCAATTGCTGAAAGAAGGCAAACTCGACGAACTGGATATAAAGAACCTAATTGAAGAGGTTGAGAGCTTGGGACGGAGCGATAAAAGAGCGATGAGCAGCAACCTCATCATTGTGATCCTCCATCTGCTCAAATGGCGATACCAGCCTGAAAAGCGCTCAGGTAGCTGGAAAGGTTCAATTATCGAACATCGCCGACGTGCTAAGCGATTGTTGAAGGACTCTCCCAGTTTAAGATCCTATTTAGAGTCAGAGTTTGCTGATTGTTATGCTAATGCGCGATTACAGGCTGCAGGAGAGACAGGGTTAGATATAAAAGCATTCCCAGTAGATTGCCCTTATGAACTGGAAGAATTGCTCATTGATGGTTTTTTGCCTGAGTGA
- the fusA gene encoding elongation factor G gives MKDLSHYRNIGIFAHVDAGKTTTTERILKLTGKIHKIGEVHDGAATTDFMEQEQERGITIQSAATTCFWKDHQLNIIDTPGHVDFTIEVYRSLKVLDGGVGVFCASGGVEPQSETNWRYANDSKVARIIYVNKLDRTGGDFYSVVKQVDEILGAKPLVMVLPIGIEEQFTGLVDLLTQKAWIWDDSGDPMNYEIKDVPADMADDVALYREQLIELAVEQDDAVMEKYLEGEELSIDEIKNCIRKGTRDLAFFPTYCGSSFKNKGVQLVLDAVVDYLPNPTEVRPQPEVDLEGNETGGVAIVDVDKPLRALAFKIMDDRFGALTFTRIYSGKIAKGDTILNTATGKTERIGRLVEMHADSREEVTVAQAGDIVAIVGMKNVQTGHTLCDPKDPATLELMIFPDPVISIAVSPVNKGGSEKMGMALSKMVQEDPSFHVETDQESGETILKGMGELHLDIKVDILKRTHGVEVEVGKPQVAYRESITKRLEDSYTHKKQSGGSGQYGKIDYVIEPGEPGEGFAFESKVTGGNVPREFWPAVQKGFASCLDKGMMAGFPVADLKVTLTDGAYHAVDSSAIAFETAARAAYRQSFPKAGPQLLEPIMAVDAFTPEDYVGDVIGDLNRRRGMIKSQNPTATGSRIKADVPLSEMFGYIGDLRTMTSGRGQFSMLFSHYAPCPKNVAEEVITEAKERQAAK, from the coding sequence ATGAAAGACCTCAGCCATTACCGCAACATCGGCATCTTCGCCCACGTAGATGCTGGCAAGACCACCACTACAGAAAGAATTTTGAAGCTGACCGGTAAGATCCACAAGATCGGTGAGGTGCATGATGGTGCGGCAACCACAGACTTTATGGAGCAGGAGCAGGAACGGGGAATCACGATTCAGTCTGCTGCAACAACCTGTTTCTGGAAGGATCACCAGCTCAATATTATTGATACGCCTGGACACGTTGACTTCACGATTGAAGTGTATCGCTCCCTCAAGGTCCTTGACGGCGGTGTGGGTGTGTTCTGTGCCTCTGGTGGGGTAGAACCTCAGTCCGAGACCAATTGGCGCTACGCCAACGACTCCAAGGTTGCTCGAATCATCTACGTTAATAAGCTCGATAGAACAGGCGGCGACTTCTACAGTGTCGTCAAGCAGGTAGACGAGATTCTAGGTGCGAAGCCCCTTGTTATGGTGCTGCCCATCGGAATTGAAGAACAGTTCACGGGTTTAGTTGACCTCCTCACCCAAAAAGCCTGGATCTGGGATGATTCTGGCGACCCCATGAATTACGAGATCAAAGACGTGCCCGCCGACATGGCTGATGATGTCGCGCTTTATCGTGAGCAGCTCATTGAGCTGGCCGTGGAGCAGGATGATGCTGTCATGGAGAAGTATCTTGAGGGTGAAGAGCTGAGCATCGACGAGATCAAAAACTGTATCCGTAAGGGGACTCGTGACCTAGCCTTCTTCCCAACTTACTGTGGCTCCTCGTTTAAGAACAAGGGTGTACAGCTTGTCTTAGATGCCGTTGTTGACTACCTGCCAAACCCCACGGAAGTTAGGCCTCAGCCAGAAGTGGACCTTGAGGGTAATGAAACCGGTGGTGTTGCCATTGTCGACGTCGACAAGCCGCTCCGGGCCCTCGCGTTCAAAATCATGGACGATCGTTTCGGCGCACTCACCTTCACGCGTATTTACTCTGGCAAAATTGCCAAGGGTGACACGATTCTCAACACGGCAACGGGTAAAACAGAGCGCATCGGTCGCCTTGTGGAAATGCACGCTGACTCTCGTGAAGAGGTTACTGTTGCTCAGGCTGGCGATATTGTGGCCATCGTGGGTATGAAGAATGTCCAGACCGGTCACACGCTGTGCGATCCAAAAGATCCGGCAACGCTGGAACTGATGATCTTCCCAGACCCAGTGATTTCGATTGCAGTATCTCCTGTTAATAAGGGTGGCTCTGAGAAGATGGGCATGGCTCTGAGCAAGATGGTTCAGGAAGATCCCTCCTTTCATGTCGAAACCGACCAGGAAAGTGGTGAAACGATTCTCAAGGGCATGGGCGAATTGCACTTAGATATCAAAGTGGATATCTTGAAGCGCACCCACGGTGTTGAGGTCGAGGTGGGCAAACCTCAGGTTGCCTATCGCGAGTCGATCACTAAGCGTCTTGAAGATAGCTATACCCACAAGAAGCAGTCCGGTGGTTCGGGACAATACGGAAAAATCGATTACGTGATTGAGCCAGGTGAACCTGGAGAAGGATTCGCGTTTGAGTCTAAGGTCACGGGCGGTAACGTGCCTCGTGAATTCTGGCCTGCGGTTCAGAAGGGGTTCGCAAGCTGCCTAGATAAAGGCATGATGGCAGGCTTCCCGGTGGCTGATTTGAAGGTGACGTTAACCGATGGTGCTTATCACGCAGTGGATTCATCTGCGATCGCATTTGAGACTGCAGCTAGAGCCGCCTATCGTCAGTCCTTCCCGAAAGCAGGTCCACAGCTACTGGAACCCATCATGGCTGTCGATGCCTTCACTCCAGAGGACTATGTGGGTGATGTGATCGGTGACCTCAACCGTCGCCGAGGCATGATCAAGTCTCAGAACCCCACGGCAACAGGATCACGGATTAAAGCCGATGTGCCCCTAAGCGAAATGTTTGGCTACATTGGCGATCTGCGAACCATGACCTCTGGTCGTGGCCAGTTCTCAATGCTGTTCTCGCACTATGCGCCTTGCCCCAAAAATGTGGCGGAAGAGGTGATTACAGAAGCGAAAGAGCGTCAGGCTGCGAAGTAA
- a CDS encoding DUF72 domain-containing protein, with the protein MSFSIGCAIWAYKGWLGDLFPSGSASSKFLQLYSQRFTTVECNATFYSVPSAATVARWQAQTPPGFEFCPKFPRCITHDSPLHQGIDAALNFIDLMQGLGDRLGPIFAQLPPSYSPASFADLETFFTGLQHCGTPLALEVRHPDWFKSPHAEKLSELLHRLQVGRVLLDSRPMYQFPEDPQLGSQRRKPNVPLQPVVTAPFSIIRYISHPTFDLNQPFLEDWVRDVEQWLQHGTRIYFFVHCPVEEHSPRTAQNFHHLLQQQQVPVPPLPWDQFAAEPQQLSLF; encoded by the coding sequence ATGAGTTTTTCCATCGGCTGTGCAATTTGGGCCTACAAGGGATGGCTAGGGGATTTGTTTCCATCCGGCAGCGCTTCCTCAAAGTTTCTGCAGCTCTATAGCCAGCGATTCACCACCGTCGAATGCAACGCCACCTTCTATTCCGTCCCCAGTGCGGCCACTGTCGCCCGCTGGCAGGCCCAAACGCCACCGGGGTTTGAGTTCTGTCCAAAGTTTCCACGCTGTATTACCCACGATAGTCCTCTCCACCAAGGTATCGATGCAGCCCTCAACTTTATCGACCTGATGCAGGGCTTGGGCGATCGTCTTGGTCCCATCTTCGCTCAGCTTCCCCCTTCCTATAGCCCAGCCTCCTTTGCTGACCTCGAGACTTTTTTTACAGGGCTGCAGCACTGCGGGACCCCTCTGGCCCTTGAAGTTCGACATCCTGACTGGTTCAAATCACCCCACGCAGAAAAGCTTTCAGAACTTCTGCATCGTCTTCAGGTAGGACGGGTACTGCTCGATAGTCGCCCGATGTATCAGTTCCCCGAAGATCCGCAGCTAGGGTCGCAGCGCCGTAAACCTAATGTGCCGCTGCAGCCTGTCGTCACGGCTCCCTTCAGCATCATTCGCTACATCAGCCACCCCACCTTTGACCTCAATCAGCCCTTCTTAGAAGATTGGGTCCGCGACGTTGAGCAATGGCTGCAGCACGGTACTCGCATCTATTTCTTCGTCCACTGCCCCGTTGAAGAGCACTCCCCTCGCACCGCTCAAAACTTTCACCATCTGCTGCAGCAACAACAGGTCCCCGTCCCGCCACTCCCTTGGGATCAGTTTGCTGCAGAACCCCAGCAGCTCAGCCTTTTTTGA
- a CDS encoding ferritin-like domain-containing protein: MTDAISLGRTATCGRGKPYLKQMRQRIGVLVDQYLAEEMLCDRIQNLPQQFQNPQPRKWGTIDWQGIDPEQIIGIDPLIFIAILAGCIDTELPIRGYTQTSRQYLENLCPPMAKFVGGEVDNHGNLIDLGLWEKEERQHAPTLQKIYTQLTGLKLRPIPHEPRPYQSTGDIYSDLYIHGLHRVATEYGAACLYLWLMAHSTGPLQVAIAEMLRDEVNHMTKFWGFGLWAYPDSSILKVVKTLVGAALGKLCRRQPSQASLIHTLRRMAQVLHWSAWSWGNKLTFTWTFMVVLLRLWRWSWSLTPAYLKSLLGTQISGEYRS, translated from the coding sequence ATGACTGACGCTATTTCACTAGGACGCACAGCCACATGTGGGAGGGGAAAACCTTATTTGAAGCAAATGCGCCAGCGCATCGGAGTGTTGGTGGATCAATACTTGGCGGAGGAGATGCTGTGCGATCGCATCCAAAATCTTCCCCAACAGTTTCAGAATCCACAGCCGCGCAAATGGGGCACTATCGACTGGCAGGGCATTGATCCAGAGCAAATCATCGGCATCGACCCACTGATCTTCATCGCCATCTTGGCCGGGTGTATTGATACCGAACTGCCGATTCGTGGGTATACACAAACCAGTCGCCAGTATCTAGAAAATCTATGTCCGCCAATGGCAAAGTTCGTCGGTGGTGAGGTCGATAACCACGGCAATCTGATCGATCTAGGGCTTTGGGAGAAAGAAGAGCGGCAGCATGCCCCCACCCTCCAGAAAATTTATACACAGTTGACGGGGTTGAAGCTAAGGCCGATTCCCCATGAACCCAGGCCCTACCAGTCCACAGGGGATATATACAGCGATCTTTATATACATGGACTGCATCGGGTGGCCACAGAATATGGGGCCGCTTGCCTGTATCTGTGGCTGATGGCTCACTCGACAGGTCCACTGCAGGTGGCGATCGCAGAAATGCTGCGAGATGAGGTTAACCACATGACAAAATTCTGGGGCTTCGGTCTCTGGGCTTATCCCGACTCTTCTATTCTAAAAGTTGTCAAAACGCTTGTCGGCGCTGCTCTCGGTAAACTGTGCCGCCGTCAGCCTTCTCAAGCCAGCTTAATCCACACGCTCCGACGTATGGCTCAGGTGCTGCACTGGTCAGCTTGGTCCTGGGGCAACAAGCTGACCTTTACATGGACCTTCATGGTGGTGCTGTTGCGGCTGTGGCGCTGGAGCTGGAGCCTAACGCCTGCCTATCTGAAATCACTGCTCGGAACACAAATATCAGGAGAATATCGCTCCTGA
- a CDS encoding isoprenyl transferase, whose product MIAQNLSPLPIDLNPQCLPQHVAVIMDGNGRWATRQGFPRVAGHRQGARTLKALLRCCKDWEIPTLTAYAFSTENWRRPTEEVDFLMLLFERLLKKELAEMNREGVRISFIGDLDALAPSLQRQIERATKATAENQSVHLMVAANYGSRSEMIHACQKIAQQVQQGKLDPTEITEKVLSQQLYTSDIPDPDLLIRTSGETRLSNYLLWQIAYTELYFTDTLWPDFDQSAFHQALKEYGKRDRKFGQVRLSA is encoded by the coding sequence ATGATCGCTCAGAATCTTTCACCCCTACCGATAGACCTCAACCCACAATGCCTGCCTCAACACGTCGCGGTGATTATGGATGGCAATGGCCGCTGGGCGACCCGCCAAGGCTTTCCACGGGTGGCAGGCCATCGACAGGGGGCTAGAACCCTGAAGGCGCTGCTGCGCTGCTGCAAAGACTGGGAGATTCCCACGCTAACGGCCTATGCCTTTTCGACGGAGAACTGGCGTCGTCCGACAGAAGAGGTTGATTTTTTAATGCTTTTGTTTGAGCGACTCTTGAAGAAAGAGCTAGCAGAAATGAACCGCGAAGGGGTTCGCATTTCTTTTATCGGTGATCTAGACGCGCTAGCGCCTTCTCTGCAGCGCCAGATTGAGCGGGCGACAAAAGCCACAGCAGAGAATCAATCCGTGCATCTGATGGTGGCGGCGAACTACGGCAGTCGCTCAGAGATGATTCATGCCTGTCAAAAGATTGCCCAGCAGGTCCAGCAAGGGAAGCTAGACCCTACCGAAATTACAGAAAAAGTGCTCAGTCAACAGCTCTATACCAGCGACATCCCTGACCCTGATTTGCTGATTCGCACCAGTGGGGAAACGCGCCTTAGTAACTATCTGCTCTGGCAGATAGCCTACACCGAGCTATATTTTACCGATACGCTGTGGCCTGATTTTGATCAATCGGCCTTTCATCAAGCGTTGAAGGAGTATGGGAAACGCGATCGCAAATTTGGTCAGGTTCGTCTTTCGGCCTAA
- a CDS encoding sulfotransferase family protein has translation MQIAQNLAPKMNPASNQLKSPIFLLGSHKSGTSLLRSLLDSHSELFAAPMEMHFFKCMGYWVDYRLQRSWPHDLSIEEKYTALINSIESRNKNKNPYSDSVLPDACDLDLFRSCLESSNPKTNTELFIAYVNSLYYSLTGKTLDCNIRLVEKSVENAEYAPLLSHMFSDSKFIHIIRNPYSTIVALRKSKTKSCYPYLGGMAQSLHNSYYNLHKNQLFIKNYLVIRYEDLLTSTQEVMQQIADFLNIKFSESLIQPTLLGKPWGGNSSSNQAFQKISLSPLHTWKENITDLEIQLVNKMLLPAVQEFGYPTLSASRSLLMPAPQEPWFNYAKNRSFLRLMGQSALESS, from the coding sequence ATGCAAATAGCTCAAAACTTAGCGCCCAAAATGAACCCTGCCAGCAATCAACTAAAAAGCCCCATCTTCTTACTCGGCTCACACAAAAGCGGCACAAGTTTACTCAGAAGTCTATTAGATAGCCATTCTGAGCTATTCGCAGCTCCCATGGAAATGCACTTCTTCAAGTGTATGGGGTACTGGGTAGACTATAGATTGCAGCGGTCTTGGCCTCACGATTTGAGTATAGAAGAAAAATATACAGCGCTAATTAATAGCATCGAGAGCCGCAACAAAAATAAGAATCCTTATTCAGACTCTGTTCTTCCAGATGCTTGTGATTTGGACCTATTTCGTAGTTGCCTAGAAAGCAGCAACCCCAAAACGAATACAGAACTCTTTATCGCGTACGTAAACTCACTCTATTACTCTCTGACAGGCAAGACGCTAGACTGCAATATTCGGCTTGTTGAAAAATCAGTAGAGAATGCTGAGTATGCACCGTTGCTGAGCCACATGTTTTCAGATAGTAAATTTATTCATATCATTCGTAATCCTTATTCAACGATAGTTGCGCTCAGAAAATCAAAAACAAAATCTTGCTATCCCTACCTGGGAGGCATGGCTCAGTCATTGCATAACTCATACTATAACCTGCATAAGAATCAGCTCTTCATCAAGAACTATTTAGTCATTAGGTATGAAGATTTACTCACTTCTACGCAAGAAGTCATGCAGCAGATCGCAGACTTTCTCAATATAAAGTTCTCTGAAAGCCTGATACAGCCGACACTTCTAGGTAAGCCGTGGGGTGGCAACAGTAGCAGTAACCAAGCATTTCAGAAGATTTCACTCTCTCCCCTCCACACCTGGAAAGAGAATATTACTGACCTAGAGATTCAGTTAGTGAATAAAATGCTTCTGCCAGCAGTCCAAGAATTTGGATATCCAACTTTATCTGCATCGCGTTCACTCCTCATGCCTGCTCCCCAAGAGCCATGGTTCAACTATGCAAAAAATCGTTCCTTTCTCAGATTGATGGGGCAATCGGCCTTAGAGTCCTCCTGA
- a CDS encoding DUF2891 domain-containing protein: protein MNIDDAIAVSEAPPSEAGRLETIATQFIQLVLSNINREYPHSGKVWLNSEADIKSPREVHPAFYGCLDWHSAVHGHWLLVRLARCFPEASFQTSVRTALDGSLTPVNLQQEATYLKQHPLFECPYGWAWLLQLATELREWSDPQATVWLSALEPLEATVASHFQHWLQNLEQPNRTGVHANTAFALGLAFDWTRTSGHQALADLIHDQSRRFYRQDRDYPFWLEPLGYDFISPSLSEADLMRRLLRPAAFANWLTDFLPSSALEQREWQLVSAKNPENYQQAHFRGLHLSRAWMLEGLCSGLPSDDPRIEYLNAKAAQYWQFTRADITDEHYASSHWVGTFAVYLLTKRGLHH, encoded by the coding sequence ATGAACATTGACGATGCAATAGCCGTTAGCGAAGCTCCTCCCTCGGAGGCAGGCCGGTTGGAGACCATCGCAACTCAATTCATCCAGCTTGTCCTCAGCAATATTAACCGCGAATATCCCCATAGCGGCAAAGTTTGGCTCAATAGCGAAGCGGATATCAAATCTCCCCGAGAGGTTCACCCAGCTTTTTATGGCTGTCTAGACTGGCACTCCGCGGTTCACGGTCACTGGTTACTGGTGCGCTTAGCCCGCTGCTTCCCGGAGGCATCCTTTCAGACCTCTGTGAGAACTGCACTCGATGGCAGCCTCACCCCTGTCAATCTGCAGCAAGAAGCGACTTACCTGAAGCAACACCCCTTGTTTGAATGCCCCTACGGCTGGGCCTGGCTCCTGCAGCTCGCGACGGAGCTGCGCGAATGGTCAGATCCGCAAGCCACCGTCTGGCTGTCGGCGCTTGAACCCTTAGAAGCCACTGTTGCTAGCCACTTTCAGCACTGGCTACAGAACCTAGAGCAGCCGAATCGAACGGGGGTACATGCCAATACAGCCTTTGCGTTGGGATTAGCCTTTGACTGGACCCGCACCTCAGGACATCAAGCACTCGCCGACCTCATTCACGATCAGAGTCGCCGCTTTTATCGACAGGACCGAGATTATCCATTTTGGCTCGAACCGTTAGGCTATGACTTCATCTCCCCTAGCCTGTCAGAGGCCGATCTGATGCGACGGCTACTTCGGCCCGCTGCGTTTGCTAACTGGCTAACGGATTTCTTGCCCTCATCAGCGCTAGAGCAAAGAGAGTGGCAGCTTGTCTCAGCCAAGAATCCCGAAAATTATCAGCAAGCGCACTTTCGGGGACTTCACCTCAGCCGAGCTTGGATGCTGGAGGGACTATGTTCCGGCCTACCCTCTGACGATCCGCGCATAGAGTACCTGAACGCAAAAGCAGCTCAGTATTGGCAGTTCACTAGGGCTGACATCACCGATGAGCACTATGCCAGCAGTCATTGGGTAGGGACATTTGCCGTTTATCTACTCACCAAGCGTGGATTGCACCACTAG